In a single window of the Rhopalosiphum padi isolate XX-2018 chromosome 1, ASM2088224v1, whole genome shotgun sequence genome:
- the LOC132930850 gene encoding ATP-dependent translocase ABCB1-like isoform X2 encodes MPSETYTVDQDAFKSKFNNNKIHQKHEFSEDIELPSIISASIHSGLSNSTLNLNNRSTVKPECKSVSEVKFGLLRIFRYADIWDMILMILGIIMSLATGASLPILAMIFGDMTNTFIRQTNALNPITATTPDYSVLRSAVSNETTTQFDSIPPLTPEEFDSYMTQFALYYLYIGIAVLLSAYIQTWCWEMACERQVYRLRNVFFSQIIRQDITWFDTNQNSDLTTRLFDDLERIREGISSKFSMLTQYVSTFISGLLVGFYISPKLTGIVLLVGPIIIGIMSYLSLNASKACHREQIKYAEAGSIAEEVFTSIRTVAAFGLEKQGISRYVAALKKGRNIATKRYRVFSIGLGIVFMLMYIGYGIAFYYGSYLISIGEATPGTVFTVFFSVMAGSFSIGSSLPYLNSVSTAIGVARNLYGIIDRVPKIDSYSKNGLKPRKVIGKIEVRNVDFRYPSRPAVKVLNNLNFTTKPGQTVALVGSSGAGKSTIVGLLLRFYDPEAGQIYLDSIKLTDLNVHWLRDQIGVVSQEPILFGVSIADNIRYGREDITNDELIEAAIQANAHNFIKDLPNGYNTYVGDRGCQLSGGQKQRISIARALVRDPKILLLDEATSALDSQSEGIVQDALDRVMKGRTTIIVAHRLSTIRNADVIHAMKNGKIYESGTHTELMNKKGLYYKLVVTQTNTCNEEKEETALGEEDKTDDYENCEEIVEDSSTCVDDNLKEIEKNSKYCMWKLIKFNSPEWAFLLFGCIGCIINGGLVPIYAYFYGQVFESLTLKGEELERESRFWSLMFVVLGIMAGLTIVCQTWLLTFASEKLMMRLRAMAFTNILRQSVGWFDNKDSNPGCLTTKLARDAPIVKAAGGMRAGQVMSSAVTLIIAVCIAIIYGWKLAIVLGLAVPLIICAGYQQQMGLRKNQRRDAKFMDEAGRIATESVQNVRTVQSLGTEEKFVELYHKSLKIPNKEAKKQAYIYAALFALSQSITYVLYSVAFKYGSYLVLQGEMTPSAVYRVFFALSFSAHSVGHTMAFLQDYAKAKHSASLIFQLIEKPTEIDSQSDDGENPEIIGKISFKGVSFSYPSRKTKKVLNHMDFTVEPGKTLALVGESGCGKSTVISLLERFYNPSFGVIEVDGKDIRSINIKHLRKNIGLVTQEPVLFDCTIRENISYGVSCNDVSFDAIVEAAKKANAHNFIMSLPQGYDTITGERGTQLSGGQKQRIAIARALVRNPKILLLDEATSALDTESEKIVQEAIDEARKGRTCITIAHRLSTIQSADDIAVVWRGQITELGSHEELQKLKGCYYELVKRQQM; translated from the exons ATGCCGTCAGAAACCTACACAGTGGATCAAGATGCcttcaaaagtaaatttaacaacaataaaatacatcag AAACACGAATTCAGTGAAGATATTGAGTTGCCATCAATCATAAGCGCATCGATCCACTCGGGATTATCAAACTCCACGCTAAATCTGAATAATAG ATCCACCGTCAAACCAGAATGCAAATCCGTATCCGAAGTCAAGTTTGGCCTATTGCGCATT TTCCGATACGCAGATATTTGGGATATGATATTGATGATATTGGGTATCATAATGTCTTTGGCTACAGGCGCTAGCTTACCCATTTTGGCAATGATTTTCGGTGATATGACAAATACATTTATCAGACAAACTAATGcg ctaAATCCCATTACAGCAACAACACCGGATTATAGCGTCCTCCGCTCGGCTGTTTCAAACga GACAACTACACAGTTTGATTCTATTCCACCACTCACTCCCGAAGAGTTTGATAGTTACATGACGCAATTTGCgctttactatttatacattgGTATTGCCGTATTGTTATCTGCATACATACAG ACTTGGTGCTGGGAGATGGCATGTGAAAGACAAGTTTACAGACTTCGCAATGTGTTTTTCTCGCAGATTATAAGACAAGACATAACTTGGTTCGATACTAATCAGAACAGTGATCTTACAACAAGACTATTCGA TGATTTAGAACGAATTCGGGAAGGTATAAGTAGCAAGTTTAGCATGCTCACGCAGTACGTATCTACATTTATTTCTGGTCTGCTAGTTGGTTTCTACATAAGTCCTAAACTAACAGGGATCGTGCTTCTCGTTGGACCTATAATTATAGGAATCATGAGTTATCTGAGTCTG aaTGCATCCAAAGCTTGTCATAGAGAACAAATAAAATACGCAGAGGCCGGATCGATTGCCGAAGAAGTGTTTACTTCCATTAGAACAGTAGCTGCGTTCGGATTAGAAAAACAAGGAATCTCACG GTATGTTGCAGCGTTAAAAAAAGGACGTAACATTGCGACTAAAAGGTATAGGGTTTTCTCTATAGGACTTGGTATCGTATTCATGTTGATGTACATAGGTTATGGGATTGCGTTTTACTACGGATCTTATTTGATTTCAATCGGTGAAGCTACACCTGGCACAGTTTTTACC GTTTTCTTTAGCGTGATGGCGGGGTCATTTTCTATTGGTAGCTCTCTACCGTATTTAAATTCAGTTAGTACAGCCATCGGGGTGGCAAGAAATTTGTACGGTATTATTGATAGAGTTCCAAAAATTGATTCTTATTCAAAAAACGGATTAAAACCGAGAAAGGTTATCGGCAAAATTGAAGTTCGAAACGTAGATTTCAGATATCCATCGAGACCAGCAGTCAAA gtactaaataatttaaattttacaaccaAACCTGGTCAAACAGTTGCATTAGTAGGTTCAAGTGGTGCTGGTAAAAGTACTATTGTAGGTTTACTTTTACGATTCTATGACCCAGAAGCTGGACAA ATTTATTTAGATTCTATTAAACTAACCGACCTTAATGTTCATTGGCTACGAGATCAAATCGGGGTTGTATCTCAAGAACCTATTCTTTTTGGAGTGTCAATAGCTGATAATATACGATATGGCCGAGAAGATATAACAAATGATGAACTTATTGAAGCAGCTATTCAAGCTAATGCTcacaattttataaaagatttGCCAAAC ggcTATAACACGTATGTTGGCGACAGAGGTTGTCAACTATCTGGTGGACAAAAGCAACGGATCTCAATAGCAAGGGCATTAGTTAGGGATCCAAAAATACTTTTGTTGGATGAAGCAACGTCAGCGTTAGACTCTCAGAGTGAAGGAATTGTTCAAGATGCATTGGATCGAGTAATGAAAGGTAGAACAACTATTATTGTAGCTCATAGACTCTCAACAATAAGGAATGCGGATGTCATACATGCAATGAAG aacgGTAAAATTTATGAATCTGGAACACATACTGAATTAATGAACAAAAAAGGTTTGTACTATAAATTAGTGGTGACTCAAACCAATACATGTAACGAGGAAAAAGAAGAAACAGCTTTGGG aGAGGAAGATAAAACTGATGattatgaaaattgtgaagaaatAGTTGAAGATTCTTCAACATGTGTAGATgacaatttaaaagaaatt gaAAAAAATTCCAAGTATTGTATgtggaaattaattaaatttaactcacCGGAATGggcgtttttattatttggttgTATCGGTTGTATCATCAACGGTGGTTTAGTTcctatttatgcatatttttatggACAAGTATTTGAG TCTTTAACACTGAAAGGCGAAGAGTTGGAAAGAGAATCACGATTTTGGTCTTTAATGTTTGTCGTACTTGGAATAATGGCTGGTTTGACCATAGTATGTCAA ACGTGGCTACTAACATTCGCTTCGGAGAAACTAATGATGCGTCTCCGAGCTATGGCATTCACCAATATACTCAGGCAATCTGTTGGGTGGTTCGACAATAAAGACTCGAATCCAGGGTGTTTAACCACGAAATTAGCAAGAGATGCTCCAATAGTGAAAGCG GCTGGTGGAATGCGTGCCGGTCAAGTGATGTCATCGGCTGTAACGCTCATCATAGCTGTTTGCATAGCGATTATTTATGGATGGAAACTAGCTATAGTGCTTGGCCTCGCTGTCCCATTGATAATATGCGCTGGATACCAACAACAAATGGGTCTCAGAAAAAACCAACGAAGAGACGCGAAATTTATGGATGAAGCGGGaaga attgcaACCGAAAGTGTACAGAACGTGCGTACGGTGCAATCGTTAGGAACAGAGGAAAAGTTTGTTGAGCTCTAtcataaaagcttaaaaatccCAAACAA agaaGCAAAAAAACAAGCATACATATATGCCGCTTTATTTGCTCTGTCACAATCGATTACATATGTACTATATTCAGTCGCCTTCAAGTATGGATCATATTTAGTACTTCAAGGAGAAATGACACCTTCCGctgtatatag GGTTTTTTTCGCACTATCATTTTCCGCCCATTCCGTCGGCCATACAATGGCGTTCCTACAAGATTATGCTAAAGCGAAACATTCTGCTTCCCTTATATTTCAACTAATTGAAAAACCAACGGAAATCGATAGTCAATCGGACGATGGGGAAAACCCG gaaataataggtaaaatatcatttaaaggCGTTAGTTTTTCATATCCGTCTAGAAAAACAAAGAAAGTCCTTAACCACATGGATTTCACGGTAGAACCAGGAAAAACATTAGCATTAGTCGGTGAATCAGGTTGTGGAAAAAGTACAGTTATTTCACTTCTTGAGAGATTTTATAACCCTTCTTTCGGTGTGATC GAAGTAGATGGCAAAGACATCCGTTCAATAAACATCAAACATTTGCGAAAAAACATTGGTCTAGTTACTCAGGAACCCGTGTTGTTTGACTGTACCATCAGAGAAAATATCAGTTATGGTGTATCTTGTAATGACGTATCATTTGATGCAATAGTTGAAGCTGCGAAAAAAGCAAATGCGCACAATTTTATAATGAGTTTACCAcaa GGTTATGACACAATAACTGGTGAGAGAGGTACACAGCTGTCTGGTGGTCAAAAACAAAGAATTGCTATAGCTAGAGCATTGGTAAGAAATCCTAAAATACTTTTGTTAGATGAAGCGACTTCAGCATTGGACACAGAAAGTGAAAAA attgttCAAGAAGCTATAGATGAAGCTAGGAAAGGTAGGACATGTATTACAATCGCTCATCGTTTGTCAACAATTCAATCGGCAGATGACATTGCTGTAGTTTGGCGAGGGCAAATCACCGAACTTGGTTCCCACGaagaattacaaaaattaaagggATGTTACTATGAATTAGTAAAACGGCAACAgatgtaa
- the LOC132930850 gene encoding phosphatidylcholine translocator ABCB4-like isoform X1, with protein MPSETYTVDQDAFKSKFNNNKIHQKHEFSEDIELPSIISASIHSGLSNSTLNLNNRSTVKPECKSVSEVKFGLLRIFRYADIWDMILMILGIIMSLATGASLPILAMIFGDMTNTFIRQTNALNPITATTPDYSVLRSAVSNETTTQFDSIPPLTPEEFDSYMTQFALYYLYIGIAVLLSAYIQTWCWEMACERQVYRLRNVFFSQIIRQDITWFDTNQNSDLTTRLFDDLERIREGISSKFSMLTQYVSTFISGLLVGFYISPKLTGIVLLVGPIIIGIMSYLSLNASKACHREQIKYAEAGSIAEEVFTSIRTVAAFGLEKQGISRYVAALKKGRNIATKRYRVFSIGLGIVFMLMYIGYGIAFYYGSYLISIGEATPGTVFTVFFSVMAGSFSIGSSLPYLNSVSTAIGVARNLYGIIDRVPKIDSYSKNGLKPRKVIGKIEVRNVDFRYPSRPAVKVLNNLNFTTKPGQTVALVGSSGAGKSTIVGLLLRFYDPEAGQIYLDSIKLTDLNVHWLRDQIGVVSQEPILFGVSIADNIRYGREDITNDELIEAAIQANAHNFIKDLPNGYNTYVGDRGCQLSGGQKQRISIARALVRDPKILLLDEATSALDSQSEGIVQDALDRVMKGRTTIIVAHRLSTIRNADVIHAMKNGKIYESGTHTELMNKKGLYYKLVVTQTNTCNEEKEETALGEEDKTDDYENCEEIVEDSSTCVDDNLKEITDIPEELQKLNKIRKMSIIQFHNNCVEKNSKYCMWKLIKFNSPEWAFLLFGCIGCIINGGLVPIYAYFYGQVFESLTLKGEELERESRFWSLMFVVLGIMAGLTIVCQTWLLTFASEKLMMRLRAMAFTNILRQSVGWFDNKDSNPGCLTTKLARDAPIVKAAGGMRAGQVMSSAVTLIIAVCIAIIYGWKLAIVLGLAVPLIICAGYQQQMGLRKNQRRDAKFMDEAGRIATESVQNVRTVQSLGTEEKFVELYHKSLKIPNKEAKKQAYIYAALFALSQSITYVLYSVAFKYGSYLVLQGEMTPSAVYRVFFALSFSAHSVGHTMAFLQDYAKAKHSASLIFQLIEKPTEIDSQSDDGENPEIIGKISFKGVSFSYPSRKTKKVLNHMDFTVEPGKTLALVGESGCGKSTVISLLERFYNPSFGVIEVDGKDIRSINIKHLRKNIGLVTQEPVLFDCTIRENISYGVSCNDVSFDAIVEAAKKANAHNFIMSLPQGYDTITGERGTQLSGGQKQRIAIARALVRNPKILLLDEATSALDTESEKIVQEAIDEARKGRTCITIAHRLSTIQSADDIAVVWRGQITELGSHEELQKLKGCYYELVKRQQM; from the exons ATGCCGTCAGAAACCTACACAGTGGATCAAGATGCcttcaaaagtaaatttaacaacaataaaatacatcag AAACACGAATTCAGTGAAGATATTGAGTTGCCATCAATCATAAGCGCATCGATCCACTCGGGATTATCAAACTCCACGCTAAATCTGAATAATAG ATCCACCGTCAAACCAGAATGCAAATCCGTATCCGAAGTCAAGTTTGGCCTATTGCGCATT TTCCGATACGCAGATATTTGGGATATGATATTGATGATATTGGGTATCATAATGTCTTTGGCTACAGGCGCTAGCTTACCCATTTTGGCAATGATTTTCGGTGATATGACAAATACATTTATCAGACAAACTAATGcg ctaAATCCCATTACAGCAACAACACCGGATTATAGCGTCCTCCGCTCGGCTGTTTCAAACga GACAACTACACAGTTTGATTCTATTCCACCACTCACTCCCGAAGAGTTTGATAGTTACATGACGCAATTTGCgctttactatttatacattgGTATTGCCGTATTGTTATCTGCATACATACAG ACTTGGTGCTGGGAGATGGCATGTGAAAGACAAGTTTACAGACTTCGCAATGTGTTTTTCTCGCAGATTATAAGACAAGACATAACTTGGTTCGATACTAATCAGAACAGTGATCTTACAACAAGACTATTCGA TGATTTAGAACGAATTCGGGAAGGTATAAGTAGCAAGTTTAGCATGCTCACGCAGTACGTATCTACATTTATTTCTGGTCTGCTAGTTGGTTTCTACATAAGTCCTAAACTAACAGGGATCGTGCTTCTCGTTGGACCTATAATTATAGGAATCATGAGTTATCTGAGTCTG aaTGCATCCAAAGCTTGTCATAGAGAACAAATAAAATACGCAGAGGCCGGATCGATTGCCGAAGAAGTGTTTACTTCCATTAGAACAGTAGCTGCGTTCGGATTAGAAAAACAAGGAATCTCACG GTATGTTGCAGCGTTAAAAAAAGGACGTAACATTGCGACTAAAAGGTATAGGGTTTTCTCTATAGGACTTGGTATCGTATTCATGTTGATGTACATAGGTTATGGGATTGCGTTTTACTACGGATCTTATTTGATTTCAATCGGTGAAGCTACACCTGGCACAGTTTTTACC GTTTTCTTTAGCGTGATGGCGGGGTCATTTTCTATTGGTAGCTCTCTACCGTATTTAAATTCAGTTAGTACAGCCATCGGGGTGGCAAGAAATTTGTACGGTATTATTGATAGAGTTCCAAAAATTGATTCTTATTCAAAAAACGGATTAAAACCGAGAAAGGTTATCGGCAAAATTGAAGTTCGAAACGTAGATTTCAGATATCCATCGAGACCAGCAGTCAAA gtactaaataatttaaattttacaaccaAACCTGGTCAAACAGTTGCATTAGTAGGTTCAAGTGGTGCTGGTAAAAGTACTATTGTAGGTTTACTTTTACGATTCTATGACCCAGAAGCTGGACAA ATTTATTTAGATTCTATTAAACTAACCGACCTTAATGTTCATTGGCTACGAGATCAAATCGGGGTTGTATCTCAAGAACCTATTCTTTTTGGAGTGTCAATAGCTGATAATATACGATATGGCCGAGAAGATATAACAAATGATGAACTTATTGAAGCAGCTATTCAAGCTAATGCTcacaattttataaaagatttGCCAAAC ggcTATAACACGTATGTTGGCGACAGAGGTTGTCAACTATCTGGTGGACAAAAGCAACGGATCTCAATAGCAAGGGCATTAGTTAGGGATCCAAAAATACTTTTGTTGGATGAAGCAACGTCAGCGTTAGACTCTCAGAGTGAAGGAATTGTTCAAGATGCATTGGATCGAGTAATGAAAGGTAGAACAACTATTATTGTAGCTCATAGACTCTCAACAATAAGGAATGCGGATGTCATACATGCAATGAAG aacgGTAAAATTTATGAATCTGGAACACATACTGAATTAATGAACAAAAAAGGTTTGTACTATAAATTAGTGGTGACTCAAACCAATACATGTAACGAGGAAAAAGAAGAAACAGCTTTGGG aGAGGAAGATAAAACTGATGattatgaaaattgtgaagaaatAGTTGAAGATTCTTCAACATGTGTAGATgacaatttaaaagaaatt acTGATATTCCCGAGGAGCTGCAGAAACTtaacaaaattagaaaaatgagcatcatacaatttcataataattgtgtg gaAAAAAATTCCAAGTATTGTATgtggaaattaattaaatttaactcacCGGAATGggcgtttttattatttggttgTATCGGTTGTATCATCAACGGTGGTTTAGTTcctatttatgcatatttttatggACAAGTATTTGAG TCTTTAACACTGAAAGGCGAAGAGTTGGAAAGAGAATCACGATTTTGGTCTTTAATGTTTGTCGTACTTGGAATAATGGCTGGTTTGACCATAGTATGTCAA ACGTGGCTACTAACATTCGCTTCGGAGAAACTAATGATGCGTCTCCGAGCTATGGCATTCACCAATATACTCAGGCAATCTGTTGGGTGGTTCGACAATAAAGACTCGAATCCAGGGTGTTTAACCACGAAATTAGCAAGAGATGCTCCAATAGTGAAAGCG GCTGGTGGAATGCGTGCCGGTCAAGTGATGTCATCGGCTGTAACGCTCATCATAGCTGTTTGCATAGCGATTATTTATGGATGGAAACTAGCTATAGTGCTTGGCCTCGCTGTCCCATTGATAATATGCGCTGGATACCAACAACAAATGGGTCTCAGAAAAAACCAACGAAGAGACGCGAAATTTATGGATGAAGCGGGaaga attgcaACCGAAAGTGTACAGAACGTGCGTACGGTGCAATCGTTAGGAACAGAGGAAAAGTTTGTTGAGCTCTAtcataaaagcttaaaaatccCAAACAA agaaGCAAAAAAACAAGCATACATATATGCCGCTTTATTTGCTCTGTCACAATCGATTACATATGTACTATATTCAGTCGCCTTCAAGTATGGATCATATTTAGTACTTCAAGGAGAAATGACACCTTCCGctgtatatag GGTTTTTTTCGCACTATCATTTTCCGCCCATTCCGTCGGCCATACAATGGCGTTCCTACAAGATTATGCTAAAGCGAAACATTCTGCTTCCCTTATATTTCAACTAATTGAAAAACCAACGGAAATCGATAGTCAATCGGACGATGGGGAAAACCCG gaaataataggtaaaatatcatttaaaggCGTTAGTTTTTCATATCCGTCTAGAAAAACAAAGAAAGTCCTTAACCACATGGATTTCACGGTAGAACCAGGAAAAACATTAGCATTAGTCGGTGAATCAGGTTGTGGAAAAAGTACAGTTATTTCACTTCTTGAGAGATTTTATAACCCTTCTTTCGGTGTGATC GAAGTAGATGGCAAAGACATCCGTTCAATAAACATCAAACATTTGCGAAAAAACATTGGTCTAGTTACTCAGGAACCCGTGTTGTTTGACTGTACCATCAGAGAAAATATCAGTTATGGTGTATCTTGTAATGACGTATCATTTGATGCAATAGTTGAAGCTGCGAAAAAAGCAAATGCGCACAATTTTATAATGAGTTTACCAcaa GGTTATGACACAATAACTGGTGAGAGAGGTACACAGCTGTCTGGTGGTCAAAAACAAAGAATTGCTATAGCTAGAGCATTGGTAAGAAATCCTAAAATACTTTTGTTAGATGAAGCGACTTCAGCATTGGACACAGAAAGTGAAAAA attgttCAAGAAGCTATAGATGAAGCTAGGAAAGGTAGGACATGTATTACAATCGCTCATCGTTTGTCAACAATTCAATCGGCAGATGACATTGCTGTAGTTTGGCGAGGGCAAATCACCGAACTTGGTTCCCACGaagaattacaaaaattaaagggATGTTACTATGAATTAGTAAAACGGCAACAgatgtaa